GATTCACCGGTGGCGGCCGCCTCGGCATCGATCACCCGCACCATCCGGTCGCCGTCCACCGAGCCGGGACACAGCACGTTCACTCGGATCCCAAACTCGCCCACTTCCATGGCCAGCGTGTCGCCCAGTCCGATGATGGCGTACTTGGATGCTGCGTACGGCGAACGCATCGGGAAGCCGGTGATCCCCGCGGTCGACGAGGTCAACAGGATCGATCCGCCTCCGGTGGCCCGCATGGCTGGGACGGCCCGGCGGCAGCAGAGGAAGGCGCTGCGCACGTTGACGGCCATGGTCTGATCCCAACCCTCGGCGTCGAGGTCCTCGATCGGTCCGGTGGGGCCGGCGATACCCACGTTGGCGCACAGTACGTCCAGCCCGCCCAGACCGCCGGCGTCGGCCGGGGCTAGCACTGTGGCGAAAAGCTCGTCTACTCCGGCGGGATCGGAGACGTCCACGCCGCTGAAGCCACAACCCTCGGGTTGGCCGCCTCGGGAAGCGGGCAGGTCGGCCACGTGCACCCGGGCACCCGCATCGCTGAAGGCCTCGGCCATGGCCCGTCCTATACCTGAGGCACCCCCGGTGATCAGCACGCGCTGCGGATCCGTTGCTGGTGGTCTGGTTGTCCGCGGTTCGGTCGCCGGTGGGTTGGTCGCCTGTGGTTCGGCCATGGGCCTTTCGACTCCCTTCCGATGGCATCTGTCTCGGGCGCGGAAGTTACTCCCCTGATGGGTGTCCTGACGGTACGTCAGGTACGAACGATTTAGCGGCGCCCGATTGTCAGCATCATCCGGAGGGGGTAGGTACGCTTCCGGCGCCTCGCGGCGACCGCTGTCGGGCATCCCATCAACCGCCCCCGGTCGGACCCACCCTCGTGGTCGAGCCGCCCCGGGCCGTGTCGCAGGAGAACAACCGAATGAGTGATTTCCCGACTCGCGCCAATGTCGTCGTGATCGGTGCCGGCATTGTCGGTAACTGTCTCGTCGGCCATCTGGCCCGCCTCGGCTGGACCGACCTGGTCCTGCTGGAAAAGGGCCCGTTGCCCAATCCTGGAGGTTCGACTGGCCACGCGTCGAACTTCATCTTCCCGGTCGACCACAACAAGGAGATGGCCCTGCTCGGCGAGCAGAGCGCCAACCAGTACCGGGACATGCAGATGTCGGTCGACTCCGGCGGCATAGAGGTGGCCCGCACTCAGGCTCGCATGGACGAGCTCACCCGCCGCATGACCTCGGCCAAGGCGTGGGGCATCGAGGCCCACATGCTGACCCCCTCCCAGGTCAAGGAACTCGTCCCGTTCATCAACGAGGACGTCATCCTCGGTGGGTTCCACTGTCCGACGGTGTCGGTCGTGGACTCGCTCGAGACGGGTACCACCATGCGCCGTGAGGCCATCGAGAAGGCCGGCTGCCAGGTGTTCGCGAATACCGAGGTGCTCGACATCGAGACCGCCGAAGGCGCCGGCGGGATCACCACCGTTGCGGCCGTGGTGACCGACAAGGGCACCATCGAGGCCGACTACGTGGTCGTGGCTTGTGGCGTGTGGTCCAACCGCATCGCCAACATGGCTGGCGCCACCATCCCGCTGGTCCCTGCCGTCCACCAGATGGCCGACGTGGGCCCCATGGACATCCTCGCCGAGACCAACAACGAGATCGGCTACCCGGTCGTCCGGGACATGGACACCTTCTGCTATGAGCGGCAGTCGTCGGGTTCCATGGAGGTCGGCTCTTACGGCCACCGGGCGATCCTCCACCACCCGGATGAGATTCCGTCCAACGCCGAGGCAGCGCTGTCGCCGACGGAGATGCCGTTCACGCCGGACGACTTCGACGACCAGATGGAGACGGCCATCGAGCTAATGGACATGCTGGGCGACGCCGAGATCAAGTACGCCATCAACGGTCTACTCTCGCTGACACCGGACACCATGCCCTGCCTAGGTGAGACCACCGAGGTGCGCAACCTCTGGTCAGCCGCCGCCGTGTGGGTCAAGGAGGGTCCGGGCATGGCCCAGGTCGTCGCCGAGTGGATGACCCATGGCTACCCCCGAGTGATCGACGTCCACGGTGCCGACGTCGCCCGCTTCTACGACCAGGAGCGCTCCGACGAGCACATCTGGTCCCGGGCCGACGAGCACTTCATCAAGACCTACGGGATCGTCCACCCGGCCGAGCAGTGGGAGGGGCGCCGAAACCTCGAGGTCGGCCCGTACTTCTCGCGCCAGCAGGACCTCGACGCCACCTTCTTCCAGGCCCGGACCTGGGAGCGTCCGCAGTGGTACGGCGCCAACGCCGACCTCGTCGAGCGCTACGGCTTGGCTGAGCGCGAGGTCGAGTGGGACAACCGATGGTGGAGCCCCATCACCACCGGAGAGCACCTCAACATGCGTGAGCACTGTGGTGTGGTCGACCTGAGCTCGTTCCAGATCTACGAACTCGACGGCCCCGGAGCCATTGAGTATGCCGAGCGTCTGGCCGTCAACAAGGTCGACGTGGCCGTGGGTCGGTCGATCTACACCCCGTGGCTGACCCCCGATGGTGGTTTCCACTCCGACCTCACGATGATGCGTCTTGGTGAGGACCGGATGCGGATCGTGACCGGCGTGTTCGACGGTGGCCGCGACGAGTTCTGGACCCGTCGCCACATGCCGACCGACGGCTCGGTGACGTTCACCAACATCACCCGGCAGCTCACCACGCTCGGCCTGTGGGGCCCCAACGCTCCGGCCGTGCTGTTTCAGTTGACCGGTCAGGACCTCAGTCAGGACGGCTCCCCCTACGGCTCGATCATTGATGCCGAGGTGGCCGGCCTACCCGTCCAGCTATTCCGCATCTCCTACGTCGGTGACACCGGCTGGGAGATTTACACGGCGTGGGAGAACGGCCCCGCCCTTTGGGACGCGCTCATGGAGGCCGGCGCCGACCTGGGCATCCGCCCGACCGGTGGTGGCGTGTACGGCTCGTCAGGTCGCCTCGAAAAGGGCTACCGCCTGATGGGTGCCGAACTGGAGAGCGAATACAACCCGCTGGAAGCCGGTCTGGCCCGACCGAAGCTCAAGGCCGCCGACTTCATCGGACGTGACGCCTACCACGCAGCCCGCGAGGCTGGTGATCCCGAGGTGTCGATGTGCACCCTGACCGTCGAGGACCAGACCGACGGCCAGGGCCGGTCGCGACACATGATGGGCGGCAACGAGCCCATCCTGGATGCCGACGGCGGCCGCATCGTCGACAGCCACGGCCGAGTCAGC
Above is a window of Acidimicrobiales bacterium DNA encoding:
- a CDS encoding FAD-dependent oxidoreductase — protein: MSDFPTRANVVVIGAGIVGNCLVGHLARLGWTDLVLLEKGPLPNPGGSTGHASNFIFPVDHNKEMALLGEQSANQYRDMQMSVDSGGIEVARTQARMDELTRRMTSAKAWGIEAHMLTPSQVKELVPFINEDVILGGFHCPTVSVVDSLETGTTMRREAIEKAGCQVFANTEVLDIETAEGAGGITTVAAVVTDKGTIEADYVVVACGVWSNRIANMAGATIPLVPAVHQMADVGPMDILAETNNEIGYPVVRDMDTFCYERQSSGSMEVGSYGHRAILHHPDEIPSNAEAALSPTEMPFTPDDFDDQMETAIELMDMLGDAEIKYAINGLLSLTPDTMPCLGETTEVRNLWSAAAVWVKEGPGMAQVVAEWMTHGYPRVIDVHGADVARFYDQERSDEHIWSRADEHFIKTYGIVHPAEQWEGRRNLEVGPYFSRQQDLDATFFQARTWERPQWYGANADLVERYGLAEREVEWDNRWWSPITTGEHLNMREHCGVVDLSSFQIYELDGPGAIEYAERLAVNKVDVAVGRSIYTPWLTPDGGFHSDLTMMRLGEDRMRIVTGVFDGGRDEFWTRRHMPTDGSVTFTNITRQLTTLGLWGPNAPAVLFQLTGQDLSQDGSPYGSIIDAEVAGLPVQLFRISYVGDTGWEIYTAWENGPALWDALMEAGADLGIRPTGGGVYGSSGRLEKGYRLMGAELESEYNPLEAGLARPKLKAADFIGRDAYHAAREAGDPEVSMCTLTVEDQTDGQGRSRHMMGGNEPILDADGGRIVDSHGRVSRATSAGYGPSVGKHLLMSYLPRELAVAGTDLQVMYMNELYPVKVASTGAVFDPDDTRLKG
- a CDS encoding SDR family oxidoreductase, with amino-acid sequence MLITGGASGIGRAMAEAFSDAGARVHVADLPASRGGQPEGCGFSGVDVSDPAGVDELFATVLAPADAGGLGGLDVLCANVGIAGPTGPIEDLDAEGWDQTMAVNVRSAFLCCRRAVPAMRATGGGSILLTSSTAGITGFPMRSPYAASKYAIIGLGDTLAMEVGEFGIRVNVLCPGSVDGDRMVRVIDAEAAATGESAADLRAAYEKQVSMRTFVEGRDIAAMAVFLASPAARFVNGQTISVDGGLETLRTSWRT